One window from the genome of Propionispora hippei DSM 15287 encodes:
- a CDS encoding CBS domain-containing protein produces MNIAFFLIPKNEVTYLPIHNSMRQALEKMEYHRYTAVPLIDECGKYAGTLTEGDLLWKLKNTPNLAFADTEKIKIRDIPRRMVNTPVRVDAQMEDLLSLVIVQNFVPVVDDSEIFIGIIRRREIIEYYANQLAISKP; encoded by the coding sequence ATGAATATTGCTTTTTTTCTGATTCCCAAAAACGAAGTGACTTATTTGCCGATACATAACAGTATGCGGCAGGCGTTGGAAAAAATGGAGTATCACCGTTATACGGCTGTGCCTTTAATTGACGAATGTGGCAAATATGCCGGAACGCTCACTGAGGGAGATTTACTCTGGAAATTGAAAAATACGCCGAATTTGGCCTTTGCCGATACGGAAAAAATCAAAATCAGGGATATCCCTCGCCGGATGGTCAATACGCCGGTACGGGTAGATGCCCAAATGGAGGACTTGCTGTCTCTGGTAATCGTCCAAAACTTCGTTCCTGTTGTGGACGACAGCGAAATTTTTATTGGCATTATCCGCCGCCGTGAGATCATTGAGTACTATGCCAACCAATTGGCAATTAGCAAGCCATAA
- a CDS encoding SGNH/GDSL hydrolase family protein: MLRLFLVLLFLFSQSLHIPALPAAQAAAEPLKPSATAFYTAKKTAGKRPMLTWNSIPGAVSYEIELLSRLPENPNGVLPSRYEITPLRTAYAPGYQADLSAVLSARAYWRVRALDYDKNPIGVFSDAQELVLSNAVRQPLRPLITSDLNWQNRPAPLYPVYAWIPVSATTRYEVELLSRPPENPNGTEPSVYRIWSKQVTGFDCYDDAPRIAPGTYYWRVRGIDAAGNPVGVYSDTASFTVDLSRGAYAATLGDSITHGGGDISHHPADWEYGYQTYLSFPAVNLGKSGDTSAQIAERFCHDVLPYQPKYLLILAGTNSLRGDVPATEVIKDLLSLRSQCQAAGIRPIFLTLPPLRPEAMQRVFQAETAPDWQYKFNRVNEFIRHQDYYIDIAPALTGPDGLLPAYYSVDGLHPGIAGKQKIAQIINENWDRVTAP, translated from the coding sequence ATGCTTCGTTTGTTTCTTGTATTGCTGTTTCTTTTCAGCCAAAGCTTACATATCCCGGCTCTACCGGCAGCCCAGGCGGCGGCTGAACCGCTTAAACCGTCAGCCACTGCTTTCTATACGGCAAAAAAAACGGCCGGTAAACGGCCTATGCTCACCTGGAATTCCATTCCCGGCGCCGTATCCTATGAAATTGAACTGCTCAGCCGTCTGCCGGAGAACCCCAACGGAGTGCTTCCTTCCCGCTATGAAATCACCCCACTCCGCACCGCCTACGCTCCCGGATACCAGGCCGATCTTTCCGCCGTATTGTCCGCCCGTGCCTATTGGCGGGTCCGGGCGCTGGATTACGACAAAAATCCCATCGGTGTCTTTTCCGATGCGCAAGAGCTTGTACTAAGCAATGCCGTCCGTCAGCCGCTTAGGCCGCTGATCACGTCCGATCTCAACTGGCAGAATCGCCCCGCCCCGTTATATCCGGTCTATGCCTGGATTCCGGTCAGCGCCACCACCAGATATGAAGTGGAGCTACTCAGCCGTCCACCGGAAAACCCCAACGGTACGGAGCCGTCCGTTTACCGGATCTGGAGCAAGCAGGTCACCGGCTTTGACTGCTATGACGATGCGCCTCGCATCGCTCCCGGCACTTACTATTGGCGGGTACGCGGCATCGACGCCGCCGGCAATCCGGTAGGAGTATATTCCGACACGGCGTCCTTCACCGTAGACCTGAGCCGGGGCGCCTATGCCGCTACTCTGGGCGACAGTATCACTCACGGCGGCGGCGATATTTCGCACCACCCGGCCGACTGGGAATACGGTTATCAGACTTATCTGTCCTTCCCTGCCGTCAACTTGGGTAAAAGCGGTGATACATCGGCGCAAATCGCCGAACGTTTCTGCCACGATGTGCTGCCCTATCAGCCCAAATACCTGTTGATTCTGGCCGGCACCAACAGCCTGCGCGGCGATGTTCCGGCCACGGAAGTCATCAAAGATCTGCTCTCTCTCCGCAGCCAATGCCAGGCGGCAGGCATCCGGCCGATTTTTCTGACCTTGCCTCCCCTCCGGCCTGAGGCCATGCAACGCGTCTTCCAAGCCGAGACGGCACCGGACTGGCAGTACAAGTTCAACCGCGTCAATGAATTCATCCGCCATCAGGATTATTATATCGATATCGCACCGGCCTTAACCGGTCCCGACGGGCTGCTGCCCGCCTATTATTCGGTAGACGGACTGCATCCGGGCATCGCCGGCAAGCAGAAAATCGCCCAAATTATCAATGAGAATTGGGACAGGGTAACCGCTCCATAA
- a CDS encoding Cof-type HAD-IIB family hydrolase produces the protein MTYKLVCIDIDGTLLNSKSKITDTTKAAIRQAHNQGVHIVVSTGRMYTDAAYYSDLVGVKSPVIASNGAFIKEKDKGEVIYQSVLGEYLALEILEVFRSYRISPFFCTPHKFYYGSILFKLFYLFAQLRGRRNNVLDTEYVPSWQRWRKVLRLERENIVKCEVIHRDIHSLGPFRERLQRIKDLEIINSSKHNIELTAKGVSKGRAVQILADFYQVEREAVLAIGDSENDVSMLEYAGMGIAMGNAATVVKQKADYVTDTNDRDGVAKALYKFVLAEQPADRQYEFS, from the coding sequence ATGACCTATAAGCTGGTTTGCATTGACATAGACGGAACATTGCTTAACAGTAAAAGTAAAATTACCGACACGACAAAAGCGGCGATCAGACAAGCCCATAATCAGGGGGTCCATATCGTTGTCAGCACCGGCAGAATGTATACCGACGCCGCTTATTACTCCGATCTGGTGGGGGTAAAGTCACCGGTTATTGCTTCGAACGGTGCGTTTATCAAGGAGAAAGACAAAGGTGAGGTGATTTATCAAAGTGTGTTAGGGGAGTACCTAGCACTTGAAATTCTGGAGGTGTTTCGGTCCTATCGGATTAGTCCCTTTTTTTGCACGCCCCATAAATTTTATTATGGCAGTATTCTTTTTAAACTTTTTTATCTTTTTGCTCAGCTTCGCGGACGAAGAAACAATGTGCTTGACACGGAATATGTACCCTCCTGGCAACGCTGGCGGAAAGTGCTGCGGCTGGAGCGGGAGAATATTGTGAAATGCGAGGTCATCCATCGGGATATTCACTCCCTTGGCCCGTTTCGGGAACGGCTTCAGAGAATAAAAGATTTGGAAATTATAAATTCGTCAAAACACAATATTGAGCTGACCGCCAAGGGCGTTTCCAAGGGGCGGGCGGTGCAAATTCTTGCTGACTTTTATCAGGTTGAACGGGAAGCGGTGCTGGCGATTGGTGACAGTGAAAACGATGTTTCCATGCTGGAGTATGCCGGTATGGGCATTGCCATGGGCAATGCCGCGACGGTAGTCAAGCAAAAGGCCGATTACGTGACCGATACTAATGACCGCGATGGTGTGGCCAAAGCTCTTTATAAGTTCGTCCTGGCCGAGCAGCCGGCAGACCGGCAATATGAATTTTCCTGA
- a CDS encoding NAD(P)-dependent oxidoreductase, translating to MGLPTIGFIGTGVMGKSMAGHLLRSGYSLQVYNRTKAKAQALLDQGAVWAASPGDVAAACDIVITMIGYPKDVEEVYLGDGGLIARAQTGTILIDMTTSSPLLARRLYAAGAEKGVHVLDAPVSGGDVGARDGRLSIMVGGDEAVFQKAAPLFECMGTNIVLQGSAGAGQHTKMCNQIAIASNMMGVCEAMAYAVKAGLDPTRVLTSIATGAAGSFSLSNLAPRMLRGDTAPGFYVKHFIKDMKIAIEAAEEMGLVLPGLLQAKALYEKLAAAGHENSGTQALYLLYSGEQ from the coding sequence ATGGGATTACCGACAATCGGATTTATCGGTACAGGCGTTATGGGAAAAAGCATGGCCGGTCATTTGCTGCGGTCCGGCTATTCGCTGCAGGTATACAACCGTACCAAGGCCAAGGCCCAGGCACTGCTGGACCAGGGGGCCGTCTGGGCTGCTTCGCCGGGTGACGTCGCGGCGGCGTGCGATATCGTCATTACCATGATAGGCTATCCCAAGGATGTGGAAGAAGTTTATCTTGGTGATGGCGGCCTGATTGCCCGGGCTCAAACGGGCACGATTTTAATCGATATGACCACTTCATCGCCGCTGCTGGCTCGCCGGCTGTATGCGGCGGGGGCGGAAAAGGGCGTCCACGTATTGGATGCGCCTGTATCCGGTGGGGATGTCGGTGCCAGAGACGGCAGGCTGTCTATTATGGTTGGCGGCGACGAGGCGGTTTTTCAAAAGGCCGCTCCGCTGTTTGAGTGTATGGGCACCAATATTGTCCTGCAGGGATCGGCCGGAGCCGGGCAGCATACCAAAATGTGCAACCAGATTGCCATTGCTTCCAATATGATGGGGGTTTGCGAAGCCATGGCCTATGCGGTTAAGGCGGGTTTGGACCCAACCCGTGTCCTGACCAGTATCGCCACAGGAGCTGCCGGCAGTTTTTCATTGAGTAACCTGGCGCCGCGCATGCTGCGCGGTGATACGGCCCCCGGTTTTTATGTGAAGCATTTTATTAAGGATATGAAAATTGCTATTGAGGCGGCGGAAGAAATGGGTCTTGTTCTACCCGGCCTGTTGCAGGCAAAAGCCCTGTATGAAAAGCTGGCTGCCGCCGGGCATGAAAATAGCGGCACTCAGGCACTTTATCTGCTGTATAGCGGAGAGCAATAA
- a CDS encoding putative quinol monooxygenase — protein sequence MVIVIARLKVRAGKKSELFKLAQHILAETRQEEGCISYELMDDPYSEEDCAFVERWADRAALTRHMQTPHFSDWRQKSADYLTGPSAVSLYQAEAMGL from the coding sequence ATGGTAATCGTAATCGCAAGGCTAAAGGTCAGGGCAGGAAAAAAGAGCGAGCTGTTTAAGCTGGCGCAACATATTCTGGCAGAGACCCGCCAGGAAGAGGGCTGCATCAGCTATGAACTGATGGATGATCCTTATAGTGAAGAAGATTGCGCGTTTGTGGAACGTTGGGCTGACCGGGCCGCACTGACCCGTCATATGCAAACCCCGCACTTCAGTGACTGGCGGCAAAAATCAGCCGACTATCTGACCGGCCCCTCAGCAGTGTCCCTGTATCAGGCAGAGGCAATGGGACTATAA
- a CDS encoding GIY-YIG nuclease family protein, translating into MAFTYILECVDGTFYTGWTVDLTARLAAHNAGTASKYTRCRLPVRLAYFEEFTEKTDARKREVAIKRLSRREKEYLIVIKKTESCENKE; encoded by the coding sequence ATGGCTTTTACCTATATATTGGAATGTGTCGACGGCACTTTTTATACCGGCTGGACGGTTGACCTTACGGCGCGGCTGGCGGCGCACAACGCGGGAACGGCGTCCAAGTATACTCGCTGCCGGCTGCCGGTCAGACTGGCGTATTTTGAAGAATTTACCGAAAAGACAGATGCCCGAAAACGGGAAGTGGCAATCAAACGGTTGAGCCGACGGGAAAAAGAATATCTGATAGTAATAAAAAAGACAGAGTCTTGCGAAAATAAAGAATGA
- the pta gene encoding phosphate acetyltransferase has protein sequence MSILEQLKQKAKADKKRILLPEATDLRVIQAASMAIKEDIAQVILIGSRDEILKNAGSIDLSGATIIDPRTSEKRQHYSEAFYELRKSKGMTPEKAAALMEDPVYFGMMMVKENDADGLVSGAIHSTADTLRPALQIVKTAPGSKLVSTFFIMSIPDCEYGDNGTLLFADCALNESPNAEQLSEIAIATATSMKQMLGITPSVAMLSYSTMGSAHSEHTEKVVQATALAKQKAPDILIDGEMQLDAALVQRVASLKAPQSKVAGAANVLIFPDLNAGNIGYKLVERLAKGEAYGPVTQGLARPINDLSRGCKAEDIVAVVAITAVQAQV, from the coding sequence ATGAGTATACTTGAGCAGCTAAAACAAAAGGCCAAAGCCGATAAAAAGCGGATTTTATTACCGGAGGCCACTGATCTGCGGGTGATTCAGGCAGCCAGCATGGCTATAAAGGAAGATATTGCCCAGGTTATATTAATCGGTTCACGGGATGAGATTTTAAAAAATGCCGGTTCTATCGATTTGTCCGGCGCTACTATCATTGATCCGCGCACTTCGGAGAAACGCCAGCATTATAGCGAGGCCTTCTATGAGCTGCGTAAGTCTAAGGGCATGACGCCGGAAAAGGCGGCGGCCTTAATGGAAGATCCGGTGTATTTTGGCATGATGATGGTAAAGGAAAATGATGCCGACGGTCTGGTGTCGGGGGCTATCCATTCCACAGCGGATACACTTCGTCCGGCCCTGCAGATTGTCAAGACGGCACCAGGGTCCAAGCTGGTATCCACTTTCTTTATTATGTCCATTCCTGATTGTGAGTATGGCGATAATGGAACGCTGCTTTTCGCCGACTGCGCCCTGAATGAAAGCCCCAATGCCGAGCAGCTTTCGGAAATTGCCATTGCCACAGCGACCAGCATGAAGCAAATGCTGGGCATTACGCCGTCGGTAGCCATGCTGTCCTACTCAACGATGGGCAGCGCTCATAGTGAACATACCGAGAAGGTCGTCCAGGCCACTGCCTTAGCCAAACAAAAAGCGCCGGATATATTGATCGACGGCGAAATGCAGCTCGATGCCGCCCTGGTACAGCGGGTGGCCAGCCTGAAAGCGCCGCAAAGCAAGGTGGCCGGTGCAGCCAATGTGTTGATCTTCCCGGACTTGAATGCCGGCAACATCGGCTATAAACTGGTTGAACGGCTGGCGAAAGGTGAGGCTTACGGACCGGTTACCCAGGGCCTGGCAAGGCCGATCAATGATTTATCCAGGGGCTGCAAAGCCGAAGATATCGTAGCTGTCGTTGCCATTACCGCCGTGCAGGCACAAGTATAA
- the pdxR gene encoding MocR-like pyridoxine biosynthesis transcription factor PdxR has translation MLLLNLDESSRTPPYQQIFLQMKDKIELQVLRPGDKLPSTRKLAEQLGVHRSTVASAYQELWAQGYIEQRHGCRPVVRERMQMATAKDREQEGWVRWQAVTSAASVSLWEQCREMKPAVAGETGGEVIDFSSLDMDGRLFPVDHFRVCLDRALKTEGTALLGYGDRAGYMPLREYIAGHLRSHGITITAEEILITNGLQQGIDLVFRMLAAPGQAVAIESPTYNKITPLLRFCGLKPLEVPVRHDGMDLTMLEEVLRREKPVLVYTMPNSQNPTGISTSQTHREQLLSLCETYRVPILEDGFEEEMKYFGKAALPIKSMDKHHLVIYAGTFSKVLFPGVRIGWIAAERECIDRLLSIRYFSDTSSSMILQAGIYKFCQSGHYARHINKMRRVFRSRMQTAIKAFDEYIAPDWAEWIQPSGGYLIWMKLKSPAPVRRDEWESLMLRKGVCAAWGTLFFAGDTGENHIRLSISKLNEQEIETGICRLGDVLWEVWNNKT, from the coding sequence ATGCTTTTGCTGAATTTGGATGAGTCCAGCCGGACACCGCCATACCAGCAAATTTTTCTTCAAATGAAGGACAAAATTGAGCTGCAGGTGTTACGACCGGGAGACAAGTTGCCTTCCACCCGTAAACTGGCCGAACAGTTGGGTGTTCACCGGTCTACTGTTGCCAGCGCTTACCAGGAATTATGGGCTCAGGGTTATATTGAGCAGCGCCATGGTTGCCGGCCGGTTGTCCGGGAGCGCATGCAGATGGCAACGGCCAAAGACCGGGAGCAGGAAGGCTGGGTACGCTGGCAGGCCGTCACCTCGGCTGCCAGTGTCAGTCTATGGGAACAGTGCCGGGAAATGAAACCTGCCGTCGCTGGTGAAACCGGCGGCGAAGTGATTGATTTTAGCAGTCTTGATATGGATGGGCGGTTATTTCCGGTAGATCATTTCCGCGTTTGCCTGGACCGGGCATTAAAAACGGAAGGGACAGCTCTCTTAGGTTATGGCGACCGGGCCGGCTATATGCCGCTGCGAGAGTATATTGCCGGACATCTGCGCAGCCATGGCATTACAATTACGGCGGAAGAAATATTGATTACCAACGGGCTGCAGCAGGGCATTGATTTGGTTTTCCGTATGCTTGCCGCGCCGGGGCAGGCTGTGGCGATTGAATCTCCCACATACAATAAAATTACACCGTTGCTGCGCTTTTGCGGACTGAAACCGCTGGAAGTCCCTGTCCGGCACGATGGCATGGATTTGACAATGCTGGAAGAGGTCTTGCGCAGGGAAAAACCTGTTCTGGTATACACTATGCCCAACTCGCAAAACCCTACAGGGATCAGTACCAGCCAGACTCATCGCGAGCAATTGCTGTCATTATGCGAAACCTACCGGGTGCCTATTCTGGAGGACGGCTTTGAAGAAGAAATGAAGTATTTTGGTAAAGCAGCACTACCCATTAAGTCAATGGATAAACACCATTTGGTGATTTATGCCGGGACTTTTTCCAAAGTACTTTTTCCGGGTGTCCGGATAGGCTGGATCGCGGCGGAAAGAGAATGTATCGACCGGCTGTTGTCCATCCGTTATTTCAGTGACACGTCGTCCAGCATGATTTTGCAGGCCGGTATATATAAGTTTTGCCAAAGTGGTCATTATGCCCGGCATATCAACAAAATGCGCCGGGTATTCCGCAGCAGGATGCAAACGGCAATAAAAGCCTTTGACGAATACATAGCACCCGATTGGGCCGAGTGGATACAGCCCAGCGGTGGCTATTTGATTTGGATGAAGCTCAAATCTCCTGCTCCTGTCAGACGGGATGAGTGGGAAAGCCTAATGCTGAGGAAGGGTGTCTGTGCTGCCTGGGGAACGCTGTTTTTTGCCGGAGACACAGGAGAAAACCATATTCGCCTGTCCATTTCCAAACTGAATGAACAAGAAATTGAAACCGGAATTTGCCGCTTGGGAGATGTGTTGTGGGAAGTCTGGAATAATAAGACTTGA
- the pdxS gene encoding pyridoxal 5'-phosphate synthase lyase subunit PdxS: protein MQQGTFRVKAGLAEMLKGGVIMDVTTPEQAKIAEEAGACAVMALERVPADIRATGGVARMADPTIVQRIMDVVTIPVMAKARIGHFVEAQILESLGVDYIDESEVLTPADDKYHINKHNFKVPFVCGAKNLGEALRRIAEGAAMIRTKGEPGTGNVVEAVRHIRMVMSEIRQLQNLPAEEVASFAKNIAAPYELVLEVKKLGRLPVVNFAAGGIATPADAALMMQLGCDGIFVGSGIFKSGDPEQRAKAIVAATTYYNDPKILAEVSQDMGEPMVGIEIDTLPPHERMQERGW, encoded by the coding sequence ATGCAACAAGGTACATTTCGGGTAAAAGCCGGTCTGGCGGAAATGCTCAAGGGCGGCGTCATTATGGATGTTACAACACCGGAACAGGCAAAGATTGCCGAGGAGGCCGGCGCTTGCGCGGTTATGGCGCTGGAACGGGTGCCGGCTGATATCCGGGCTACCGGTGGCGTGGCCCGGATGGCTGATCCTACGATTGTGCAGCGCATCATGGATGTGGTTACCATCCCGGTTATGGCGAAGGCCCGGATTGGCCATTTTGTGGAGGCTCAAATCCTGGAAAGTCTTGGCGTGGACTATATTGATGAGAGTGAAGTGCTGACTCCGGCAGACGATAAATACCATATTAATAAACACAATTTCAAAGTGCCCTTTGTTTGTGGCGCAAAAAATCTGGGCGAAGCGCTGCGGCGGATTGCCGAAGGTGCGGCTATGATCAGGACCAAAGGAGAACCGGGGACCGGCAATGTGGTGGAAGCGGTCAGGCATATTCGCATGGTGATGAGTGAAATCCGTCAATTGCAGAATTTGCCTGCCGAAGAAGTTGCGTCCTTTGCTAAAAATATAGCGGCTCCTTATGAACTGGTTTTGGAAGTAAAAAAACTGGGCCGTCTGCCGGTGGTCAATTTTGCGGCCGGCGGGATCGCAACTCCTGCCGACGCGGCTCTGATGATGCAACTCGGCTGTGACGGCATCTTTGTCGGTTCAGGCATTTTTAAATCGGGAGATCCGGAACAACGGGCTAAAGCTATCGTGGCAGCGACCACCTACTACAATGATCCTAAAATCCTGGCGGAAGTATCTCAGGATATGGGAGAACCTATGGTAGGAATTGAAATTGACACTTTGCCGCCCCATGAGCGCATGCAGGAACGCGGCTGGTAG
- the pdxT gene encoding pyridoxal 5'-phosphate synthase glutaminase subunit PdxT, with translation MKIGVLALQGAFREHLTVLERCGAEAVEVRQPGELEGIGGLILPGGESTTIGKLMVEWDLMETIRQRTKEGMAVYGTCAGMILLAKSIVDSDQPRLGLMDTTVRRNAFGRQLESFEEDLTVPELAGGPVRAVFIRAPLIEEVGSNVAVMAQVNGKAVIARQDNMLVTSFHPELTGDDRIHRYFLNMIKQE, from the coding sequence ATGAAAATCGGTGTATTAGCTTTGCAAGGGGCATTCCGTGAGCACCTGACCGTTTTGGAACGATGCGGTGCAGAAGCGGTGGAGGTCAGACAGCCCGGGGAGCTGGAAGGCATCGGCGGACTAATTTTGCCGGGTGGTGAAAGTACGACGATTGGCAAGCTGATGGTTGAGTGGGATCTCATGGAAACTATCCGGCAGCGGACGAAAGAAGGTATGGCTGTTTATGGAACCTGTGCCGGCATGATTTTATTGGCAAAGTCGATTGTTGACAGTGATCAGCCGCGGTTGGGCCTTATGGATACCACCGTACGGCGCAATGCCTTCGGGCGGCAGCTGGAAAGCTTTGAGGAGGATCTGACCGTGCCGGAATTGGCCGGCGGACCTGTCCGGGCCGTATTTATCCGGGCGCCGCTGATTGAAGAAGTGGGGTCAAATGTTGCGGTGATGGCCCAAGTAAACGGCAAGGCCGTCATTGCCCGCCAGGACAATATGCTGGTTACTTCTTTTCATCCGGAGCTAACCGGTGATGACCGGATTCACCGCTATTTTCTCAACATGATAAAACAGGAATAA